Within the Deltaproteobacteria bacterium genome, the region CAATAGGGGGAGGAACAATGAAATTTCAATATGTCATGATCGTGGCCCTGGTGATCGCCACGGCCGGATGCCGGGCCTCCAGCCGGCCATCCATGCCGGCGGCCGTGATCACGCCTCCGCCTCAGGAACGGGTGTCTCCGGCCGACAATCCGGGGTCTTTGTACGACCCGGATGGGGCCAATCTCCTTTTCGCCGATGCCCGGGCACGGCGCGTCGGGGACATCGTGTTGGTCCGGGTGGTGGAAACGACCCTGGCCAAGAACAAGGCCTCGACCACGGCCGACAAGGAAAGCTCCTCGGATTACGGCGTCAGTTCGTTTCTGGGTCGGGACAAGTTGCCCCTTATTCCAGGGGCCGAGGTTGGCGGCAGCCTGATCGGGACAAGTTCCACCAGCGAATTCGAGGGCGACGGCGAGACCAAACGTGAAAGTTCCATTTCCACCACCGTGGCGGCCCGCGTGACCCGCGTCCTGGGCGGCGGGCTGATGGAAGTGGTCGGTGCCCGCGAAACCCGGGTCAACGGCGAGACCCAAATCGTTTTGGTCCAGGGCGTGGCCCGGGATCGGGATATCGACGCCGACAACACCATCAAATCCACCAGCCTGGCCGAGGCCAGGATCGAGCTGTACGGCGAGGGCGTCCTGGCCGAGAAGCAGCGCCCCGGGTGGCTTGCGAGGATACTCGACAATGTTTGGCCATTCTAGATTGTATCGCTACGCGACCGCGGCCCTGTGCGCCCTGGTCCTGGGACTTGGGTTGACCGCGTCGGCCGGAGCCGTGCGGCTGAAGGATATCGCCAATTTCGGCGGCGTGCGCTCCAACGATCTGGTCGGGTACGGGCTGGTTGT harbors:
- the flgH gene encoding flagellar basal body L-ring protein (part of the basal body which consists of four rings L, P, S, and M mounted on a central rod) — its product is MKFQYVMIVALVIATAGCRASSRPSMPAAVITPPPQERVSPADNPGSLYDPDGANLLFADARARRVGDIVLVRVVETTLAKNKASTTADKESSSDYGVSSFLGRDKLPLIPGAEVGGSLIGTSSTSEFEGDGETKRESSISTTVAARVTRVLGGGLMEVVGARETRVNGETQIVLVQGVARDRDIDADNTIKSTSLAEARIELYGEGVLAEKQRPGWLARILDNVWPF